One window of Stenotrophomonas indicatrix genomic DNA carries:
- a CDS encoding FimV/HubP family polar landmark protein has translation MNKRAKGARRPLTCLSAALLALVSSSAMALGLGDIRVLSKPGQPLLAEIPVISADPSELENLRVALASPVTFERVGLQRPVGLVSELQFELTRNAQGRAVVRVTSQTPVETPSLSFLVEADWGQGRLVREYSALVDAPASALAVAEPEIVAPAGVLSDTIVRDAPAAAATAAEPAPATSAAAPAAPRPRAAAPAPAAPALAADGSVTVQRGQTLSQIAGSLARGNQISRDRAMIALLRANPEAFIRGNVNLLKQGAVLRMPGDTALAAVDAAEAAALVREHAAQWRQARTVPQPAGAPMPVVKADGAVSSPAAATGARLEIAPALASDAAHAGTTTGTSAGSEGDMLGNEQLRQAKEDIATRDAEIGDLKQRVAELEKLKEQQQSLIAMKDNDLAAAQQRLAQAPGAPGAGTPWYWLGLPLLVLVALGAWLLRRRKPSPLPPLREEHDAAGLAAALPAGAALDALAEQDAGVGFAAEGGRQEPAMPAWASTAGPDAPDAEIREDASPAEWRAGELDEGELAELPAAVNDLPRWDDAAAAAPVAPTEAAEVAVPDYALQAEQEPQFRGVFDLPAESHEHDTAAPVGPHDDHAATEDAVGPPAGNGHDWTPRVGQERLELAIAYLDLGDAQTARTLLREVAEGGDLHCQAQARELLARLP, from the coding sequence ATGAATAAACGAGCCAAGGGCGCACGGCGTCCGCTCACCTGTCTCTCCGCCGCGCTGCTGGCCCTGGTCAGCAGTTCAGCCATGGCGTTGGGGCTGGGCGACATCCGGGTCCTGTCCAAGCCGGGACAGCCGTTGCTGGCCGAGATCCCGGTGATCTCCGCCGATCCATCCGAACTTGAGAACCTGCGCGTCGCGCTCGCCTCGCCGGTCACCTTCGAGCGCGTTGGCCTGCAGCGTCCGGTAGGCCTGGTCAGCGAACTGCAGTTCGAGTTGACCCGCAACGCACAGGGCAGGGCGGTAGTGCGGGTGACCTCGCAGACGCCTGTGGAAACACCATCGCTGAGCTTCCTGGTCGAGGCCGATTGGGGTCAGGGGCGTCTGGTGCGTGAATACTCGGCTCTGGTCGATGCACCGGCCAGTGCACTGGCCGTGGCCGAACCGGAGATCGTCGCGCCGGCCGGCGTGCTGTCGGACACCATCGTCCGCGATGCGCCTGCCGCCGCTGCAACCGCAGCCGAGCCGGCACCAGCCACGTCGGCAGCCGCACCTGCTGCACCGCGTCCGCGCGCTGCGGCACCTGCGCCAGCAGCACCAGCGCTGGCAGCAGACGGCAGCGTGACCGTGCAGCGCGGGCAGACGCTTTCGCAGATCGCCGGCTCGCTGGCGCGTGGCAATCAGATCAGTCGCGACCGGGCGATGATCGCGCTGTTGCGTGCCAACCCCGAAGCCTTCATCCGAGGCAACGTCAACCTGCTCAAGCAGGGCGCGGTGCTGCGCATGCCGGGCGATACCGCACTGGCCGCAGTGGATGCGGCCGAGGCCGCCGCGCTGGTTCGCGAACACGCCGCGCAGTGGCGGCAGGCACGCACCGTGCCGCAGCCAGCCGGCGCCCCGATGCCGGTGGTCAAGGCCGATGGCGCCGTTTCTTCCCCGGCTGCGGCCACAGGGGCACGACTTGAAATCGCTCCGGCGCTGGCATCCGACGCCGCGCACGCGGGCACAACCACCGGCACCAGTGCCGGCAGCGAGGGTGACATGCTGGGCAACGAACAACTGCGCCAGGCCAAGGAGGACATCGCCACCCGCGATGCCGAGATCGGCGATCTGAAGCAGCGCGTGGCGGAGCTGGAGAAGCTCAAGGAGCAGCAGCAGTCACTGATCGCGATGAAGGACAACGACCTGGCCGCCGCGCAGCAGCGCTTGGCACAGGCGCCCGGTGCGCCGGGTGCCGGTACGCCGTGGTACTGGCTGGGCCTGCCGCTGCTCGTGCTGGTTGCCTTGGGCGCCTGGTTGCTGCGTCGTCGCAAGCCTTCGCCGCTGCCGCCGCTGCGTGAGGAACACGATGCCGCCGGTCTGGCGGCAGCGCTGCCGGCAGGTGCCGCGCTGGATGCCCTGGCCGAGCAGGACGCCGGGGTGGGGTTCGCGGCCGAAGGCGGACGTCAGGAACCGGCGATGCCGGCCTGGGCCAGCACCGCCGGCCCTGATGCGCCGGATGCGGAAATCCGTGAGGATGCCTCGCCGGCCGAGTGGCGGGCGGGTGAGCTTGATGAAGGTGAGCTGGCCGAACTGCCTGCTGCGGTGAACGACCTGCCGCGCTGGGACGATGCTGCTGCCGCTGCCCCGGTCGCGCCGACCGAGGCCGCCGAGGTGGCCGTGCCCGACTACGCGCTGCAGGCCGAACAGGAGCCGCAGTTCCGCGGTGTGTTCGATCTGCCTGCCGAATCGCATGAGCATGACACGGCTGCACCAGTCGGTCCGCACGACGACCATGCTGCCACCGAGGACGCCGTCGGGCCTCCGGCTGGCAATGGTCATGACTGGACCCCGCGTGTCGGCCAGGAACGGCTGGAACTGGCCATCGCCTATCTGGACCTGGGCGACGCGCAGACCGCGCGCACCCTGCTGCGCGAGGTTGCCGAAGGTGGCGATCTGCATTGCCAGGCGCAGGCACGCGAACTGCTGGCCCGTCTGCCCTGA
- a CDS encoding aspartate-semialdehyde dehydrogenase, translated as MSNAQRSFHVAIVGATGAVGETMLAILAERDFPIGTLSLLASERSAGGEVEFNGSKVKIQDLATFDPSGVDIALFSAGGSVSKEYAPKFAAAGAVVIDNSSAFRYDDDVPLVVSEVNPDQIGNRPRGIIANPNCSTMQMLVALAPLHRKYGIERINVSTYQSVSGGGRSALEELGKQTGQLLSFQEIDPQRFPVQIAFNLIPHIDDFLDNGFTKEEMKLVWETRKILGDDSILVNPTAVRVPVFYGHSESVAIETRDKVTVAEARALLEQSPGIEVVDRHEAGGYPTPVTHASGTDAVYVGRIREDLSHPRGLNLWIVSDNVRKGAALNAVQLAELVAAEKR; from the coding sequence ATGAGCAATGCACAACGCAGCTTCCACGTCGCCATCGTCGGCGCCACCGGTGCGGTCGGCGAGACCATGCTGGCCATCCTGGCCGAACGCGATTTCCCGATCGGCACCCTGAGCCTGCTCGCTTCCGAGCGCTCGGCCGGCGGCGAAGTGGAATTCAACGGCAGCAAGGTCAAGATCCAGGACCTGGCCACCTTCGACCCGAGTGGCGTGGACATCGCCCTGTTCTCGGCCGGTGGCAGCGTGTCCAAGGAATACGCCCCGAAGTTCGCCGCCGCTGGCGCGGTGGTGATCGACAACTCCTCCGCCTTCCGTTACGACGATGACGTGCCGCTGGTAGTGTCGGAGGTCAACCCGGACCAGATCGGCAACCGTCCGCGCGGCATCATCGCCAACCCGAACTGCTCGACCATGCAGATGCTGGTTGCGCTGGCACCGCTGCATCGCAAGTACGGCATCGAGCGCATCAACGTGTCCACCTACCAGTCGGTATCCGGCGGTGGCCGTTCGGCGCTGGAAGAGCTGGGCAAGCAGACCGGCCAGCTGTTGAGCTTCCAGGAAATCGATCCGCAGCGTTTCCCGGTGCAGATCGCCTTCAACCTGATCCCGCACATCGACGACTTCCTGGACAACGGCTTCACCAAGGAAGAGATGAAGCTGGTCTGGGAGACCCGCAAGATCCTGGGCGACGACAGCATCCTGGTGAACCCGACCGCTGTGCGCGTGCCGGTGTTCTATGGCCACTCCGAATCGGTGGCGATCGAAACCCGTGACAAGGTGACCGTGGCCGAAGCGCGCGCGCTGCTGGAACAGTCGCCGGGCATCGAGGTGGTGGATCGTCACGAGGCCGGTGGTTACCCGACGCCGGTCACCCATGCCTCGGGCACCGACGCGGTGTACGTCGGCCGCATCCGTGAGGACCTGTCGCATCCGCGCGGTCTGAACCTGTGGATCGTGTCGGACAACGTGCGCAAGGGGGCTGCCCTCAATGCGGTGCAGCTGGCCGAGCTGGTCGCCGCCGAGAAGCGCTGA
- a CDS encoding 2-hydroxyacid dehydrogenase, which translates to MADARPTVWVSQPLIDAAIAPLRDRVQLRTTDTVTAWSPQQIAAQLAEVDGAIITLNERIGAAQVADAAQLQVIANVGVGYNNLDVDALSAAGILASNTPDVLTETTADLGFALLMATARRITESERWLREGQWGQWSFQTMLGADIHGSTLGILGMGRIGQGIARRGAHGFGMKVLYHNRSRLPADAEAALGATYVDLDMLLAQSDHLLTVLPYTAASHHIIDAAALAKMKRSATLVNIARGGIVDELALADALANGRLAAAGLDVYEGEPNVRPELLALRNIVLTPHIGSASLATRTAMVQMAVDNLLAGLGLDGSPSRMPSAINADAALAARASMDKKSGKR; encoded by the coding sequence ATGGCTGATGCGCGGCCGACGGTATGGGTGAGCCAGCCGCTGATCGACGCGGCCATCGCGCCGCTGCGCGATCGCGTGCAGCTGCGCACCACCGATACCGTCACCGCCTGGTCGCCGCAGCAGATCGCCGCGCAGCTGGCTGAAGTCGACGGTGCGATCATTACCCTCAACGAGCGCATCGGTGCGGCCCAGGTCGCTGATGCCGCGCAGCTGCAGGTGATCGCGAATGTCGGGGTCGGCTACAACAATCTGGACGTCGACGCGCTCAGCGCCGCCGGCATCCTCGCCAGCAACACCCCGGACGTTCTCACCGAGACCACCGCCGATCTCGGCTTCGCCCTGCTGATGGCCACCGCGCGCCGGATCACCGAATCCGAGCGCTGGCTGCGCGAGGGCCAATGGGGGCAGTGGTCGTTCCAGACCATGCTCGGCGCCGACATCCATGGCAGCACGCTGGGCATCCTCGGCATGGGCCGCATCGGCCAGGGCATCGCCCGTCGCGGTGCGCACGGCTTCGGCATGAAGGTGCTGTACCACAACCGTTCGCGGTTGCCGGCCGACGCCGAAGCCGCGCTCGGTGCGACCTATGTGGATCTGGACATGCTGCTGGCGCAGTCCGACCATCTGTTGACCGTACTGCCGTACACCGCTGCTTCGCACCACATCATCGACGCCGCCGCGCTGGCGAAGATGAAGCGGTCCGCCACGCTGGTGAACATCGCCCGCGGCGGCATCGTCGACGAACTTGCGCTGGCCGATGCACTGGCCAACGGCCGGCTGGCGGCGGCCGGTCTGGATGTCTACGAAGGCGAGCCGAATGTGCGGCCGGAACTGCTGGCCCTGCGCAACATCGTGCTGACTCCGCACATCGGCAGCGCGTCGCTGGCCACGCGTACGGCGATGGTGCAGATGGCCGTGGACAATCTGCTGGCCGGGCTTGGCCTGGACGGAAGCCCGTCGCGCATGCCGAGTGCGATCAACGCCGACGCGGCCCTTGCCGCGCGCGCTTCCATGGATAAAAAAAGCGGGAAACGATAG
- the aroC gene encoding chorismate synthase — MSSNSFGKLFTVTTFGESHGPAIGCVIDGCPPGLALDAAEFSHDLQRRATGKSRHTSARREADEIEILSGVYEGLTTGTPIALLIRNTDQRSKDYSNIGQQFRPGHADYSYWHKYGIRDPRGGGRSSARETTMRVAAGVVAKKWLAERFGVTVRGYLSQLGEITPAGFDWSVVEDNPFFWPHAAQVPELEAYMDALRKSGDSVGACVDVVADNVPPGWGEPIYGKLDGELAAALMSINAVKGVEIGDGFASAMQKGTEHRDLLTPQGFASNHAGGILGGISTGQPVVASMVLKPTSSLRLPGESLDTAGNVVEVVTTGRHDPCVGIRATPIAEAMMALVLMDQALRHRAQCGDVGTITPRIPGQLDG, encoded by the coding sequence GTGAGCTCCAATTCGTTCGGCAAGCTGTTCACCGTCACCACGTTCGGCGAATCGCACGGGCCGGCCATCGGCTGCGTGATCGATGGCTGCCCGCCGGGGCTGGCGCTGGACGCGGCCGAATTCAGCCACGACCTGCAGCGTCGCGCCACCGGCAAGAGCCGGCATACCTCGGCGCGGCGCGAGGCCGACGAGATCGAGATCCTGTCCGGGGTGTACGAGGGCCTGACCACCGGCACCCCGATCGCGCTGCTGATCCGCAACACCGACCAGCGCAGCAAGGACTACAGCAACATCGGCCAGCAGTTCCGTCCGGGTCATGCCGACTACAGCTACTGGCACAAGTACGGCATCCGCGACCCGCGCGGTGGTGGCCGTTCTTCGGCGCGCGAGACCACCATGCGCGTAGCCGCTGGCGTGGTCGCCAAGAAATGGCTGGCCGAACGCTTCGGCGTCACCGTGCGCGGCTACCTGTCGCAGCTGGGCGAGATCACCCCAGCCGGTTTCGACTGGTCGGTGGTCGAAGACAACCCGTTTTTCTGGCCGCATGCCGCGCAGGTGCCCGAGCTGGAGGCGTACATGGATGCGCTGCGCAAGTCCGGTGATTCGGTCGGCGCCTGCGTGGACGTGGTCGCCGACAATGTGCCGCCGGGTTGGGGCGAGCCGATCTACGGCAAGCTCGATGGGGAACTGGCCGCCGCACTGATGAGCATCAACGCGGTGAAGGGCGTGGAGATCGGCGACGGTTTCGCCAGCGCCATGCAGAAGGGCACCGAGCACCGTGACCTGCTGACCCCGCAGGGGTTTGCCAGCAACCACGCCGGCGGCATTCTCGGCGGCATTTCCACCGGCCAGCCGGTAGTCGCCTCAATGGTGCTCAAGCCGACCTCCAGCCTGCGCCTGCCGGGTGAGTCGCTGGATACGGCCGGCAATGTGGTGGAGGTGGTCACCACCGGCCGCCATGATCCCTGCGTCGGCATCCGCGCCACCCCCATCGCCGAGGCGATGATGGCACTGGTGCTGATGGACCAGGCGCTGCGCCACCGCGCGCAGTGCGGCGACGTCGGCACCATCACTCCGCGCATTCCCGGCCAGCTTGATGGCTGA
- the prmB gene encoding 50S ribosomal protein L3 N(5)-glutamine methyltransferase gives MTAETAAELHTIIDLIRYGTSRFNAAGLTFGHSYDNALDEATQLVLHGLHLPHDLGPAYGQARLLREEKLAVLELFQRRIDERIPAAYLTGEAWFAGLSFKSDTRALVPRSPIAELIECGFEPWLAGRDVSRALDLCTGSGCIAIAMGHYYPNWEVDGVDLSDEALSLAEENKERLQAHNVTLLKSDLFNGLTGRHYDLIVTNPPYVTNDETDALPQEYSYEPDMGLRAGDDGLDLVLKILRDAPLHLSEDGLLICEVGESEQHLIKLLPEVDFAWVEFKVGQMGIFAVECRELIAHSARITELAAQRP, from the coding sequence ATGACCGCTGAAACGGCCGCCGAACTCCATACGATCATCGATCTGATCCGCTACGGCACCAGCCGTTTCAACGCTGCGGGCCTGACCTTCGGGCACAGCTACGACAATGCCCTGGACGAGGCCACCCAGCTGGTGCTGCACGGCCTGCATCTGCCGCACGACCTTGGCCCGGCCTACGGCCAGGCGCGCCTGCTGCGGGAAGAGAAGCTGGCGGTGCTGGAGCTGTTCCAGCGCCGCATCGACGAGCGCATCCCGGCCGCCTACCTGACCGGTGAAGCCTGGTTCGCCGGCCTCAGCTTCAAGAGCGACACGCGTGCCCTGGTGCCGCGTTCGCCGATCGCCGAGCTGATCGAGTGCGGCTTCGAGCCGTGGCTGGCCGGCCGTGATGTCAGCCGCGCGCTGGACCTGTGCACCGGTTCGGGCTGCATCGCCATCGCCATGGGCCACTACTACCCGAACTGGGAAGTGGACGGCGTGGACCTCAGCGATGAGGCGCTGTCGCTGGCCGAAGAGAACAAGGAACGTCTGCAGGCGCACAACGTGACCCTGCTGAAGTCGGACCTGTTCAACGGCCTGACCGGCCGCCACTACGACCTGATCGTCACCAACCCGCCGTACGTCACCAATGACGAGACCGATGCCCTGCCGCAGGAATACTCCTACGAGCCGGACATGGGCCTGCGTGCCGGCGACGACGGCCTCGACCTGGTGCTGAAGATCCTGCGCGACGCGCCGCTGCACCTGAGCGAGGACGGCCTGCTGATCTGTGAAGTGGGCGAATCCGAACAGCACCTGATCAAGCTGCTGCCGGAAGTCGATTTCGCCTGGGTCGAGTTCAAGGTCGGCCAGATGGGCATCTTCGCGGTCGAGTGCCGCGAGTTGATCGCCCACAGCGCACGCATCACCGAATTGGCGGCACAGCGCCCGTGA
- a CDS encoding SCO family protein, which yields MFNRNVGIILLIALAAGLGLLAAQQVFAPKPPAGQPATEAITLYPQPRALPDYNLAQSDGTRLIPGELKGHWTLVFLGFTFCPDVCPTTLAELAGAQNQWEALPDGLRPRVLFVSVDPERDTAMRLGEYAHGFHKDTLAATADIPSLERFATSLGFVFQKVPGKHFDENPEDYTLEHSASLAVLDPQGRLAGLVRPPFNAPAIARDLQKLTEKSAP from the coding sequence ATGTTCAATCGCAACGTCGGCATCATCCTGCTGATCGCCCTGGCAGCGGGCCTTGGCCTGCTCGCCGCCCAGCAGGTGTTCGCGCCGAAGCCGCCGGCCGGGCAGCCGGCCACCGAAGCGATCACCCTGTACCCGCAGCCGCGCGCCCTGCCCGACTACAACCTGGCCCAGTCCGACGGCACGCGCCTGATTCCCGGCGAACTGAAGGGCCACTGGACCCTGGTGTTCCTCGGCTTCACCTTCTGCCCGGACGTCTGCCCGACCACCCTGGCCGAGCTGGCCGGTGCGCAGAACCAGTGGGAAGCCCTGCCCGATGGCCTGCGCCCGCGCGTGCTGTTCGTCTCTGTCGACCCTGAGCGCGACACCGCGATGCGCCTCGGCGAGTACGCCCATGGCTTCCACAAGGACACCCTCGCGGCCACCGCCGACATCCCCTCGCTGGAGCGCTTTGCCACCTCGCTGGGCTTCGTGTTCCAGAAGGTGCCGGGCAAGCACTTCGACGAGAATCCCGAGGATTACACCCTCGAGCACTCTGCCAGCCTGGCCGTGCTCGACCCGCAGGGCCGGCTTGCCGGCCTGGTGCGGCCCCCGTTCAACGCGCCGGCGATCGCCCGCGACCTGCAGAAGCTGACCGAGAAATCCGCCCCATGA
- the asd gene encoding archaetidylserine decarboxylase (Phosphatidylserine decarboxylase is synthesized as a single chain precursor. Generation of the pyruvoyl active site from a Ser is coupled to cleavage of a Gly-Ser bond between the larger (beta) and smaller (alpha chains). It is an integral membrane protein.), with amino-acid sequence MSLTTALTYVLPHRLLSSMARSLAYSDNPRVSRWLIDTVTRKFNVNLDEAANPDPRSYPTFNQFFTRALKPGARVADADPRSLVMPADGRISQLGKIDAGRIFQAKGQSFTAAELLGSAEDAKPFNEGLYATVYLSPRDYHRVHMPWTGTLRETVHVPGRLFSVGPAAVNNVPGLFARNERLVCHFDTSFGPMVSVMVGALLVSGVETVWSGEEIPHYGDRITRKDYRGRGITLQRFEEMARFNYGSTVIVLLPPGVAEFAPHLDAEHPVQLGQALAKLR; translated from the coding sequence ATGAGTCTGACCACCGCCCTGACGTACGTCCTGCCCCACCGCCTGCTGTCCTCGATGGCGCGTTCGCTGGCGTACTCGGACAACCCGCGCGTATCGCGCTGGCTGATCGACACGGTCACCCGCAAGTTCAACGTCAACCTGGATGAAGCGGCCAATCCGGACCCGCGCAGCTACCCGACCTTCAACCAGTTCTTCACCCGCGCGCTGAAACCCGGCGCGCGCGTGGCCGATGCCGATCCGCGCAGCCTGGTGATGCCGGCCGACGGCCGCATCAGCCAGCTCGGGAAGATCGACGCCGGCCGCATCTTCCAGGCCAAGGGCCAGTCCTTCACCGCCGCCGAACTGCTGGGCAGCGCCGAGGACGCCAAGCCGTTCAATGAGGGCCTGTATGCCACGGTGTATCTGTCACCGCGCGACTACCACCGCGTGCACATGCCGTGGACCGGCACCCTGCGCGAAACCGTGCACGTACCCGGCCGCCTGTTCAGCGTTGGCCCGGCCGCGGTGAACAACGTGCCAGGCCTGTTCGCACGCAACGAACGCCTGGTCTGCCACTTCGACACCAGTTTCGGCCCGATGGTCAGCGTGATGGTCGGCGCGCTGCTGGTGTCGGGCGTGGAAACGGTGTGGAGCGGCGAAGAGATTCCGCACTACGGCGACCGCATCACCCGCAAGGATTACCGGGGCCGCGGCATCACCCTGCAGCGCTTCGAAGAGATGGCGCGCTTCAATTACGGCTCGACCGTGATCGTGCTGCTGCCACCGGGGGTGGCCGAATTCGCCCCGCATCTGGATGCCGAGCATCCGGTGCAGCTGGGCCAGGCACTGGCGAAGCTGCGCTGA
- a CDS encoding ribonuclease E inhibitor RraB: MDLEDTRNLFTNLRENTDWDLDAPLLWGYFFVHSTAEPLQALGTHLQAQGYVLVELFEQEPEDGDAAFHVLHVERVEVHDETSLDKRNQELSALATQMGVEDYDGMDVGPAPTLQ, translated from the coding sequence ATGGACCTCGAAGACACCCGCAACCTGTTCACCAACCTCCGCGAGAACACCGATTGGGACCTGGACGCCCCGCTGCTGTGGGGGTACTTCTTCGTGCACTCCACTGCCGAGCCGCTGCAGGCACTGGGCACCCACCTGCAGGCGCAGGGCTATGTGCTGGTGGAACTGTTCGAGCAGGAGCCGGAAGACGGTGACGCTGCATTCCACGTGCTGCACGTGGAGCGTGTGGAAGTCCACGACGAAACCTCGCTGGACAAGCGTAACCAGGAACTGAGCGCGCTGGCCACGCAGATGGGCGTGGAAGACTACGACGGCATGGACGTCGGCCCGGCGCCGACCCTGCAGTAA
- a CDS encoding transglycosylase SLT domain-containing protein: MPVPVLISRTWPLLALAGLVSLAPEAHAQRVSAKDKVKVDALQQRMTAAEKRYSDAVLLVANADPKGRNEADAALEDMEDVISECVKQKGCQMSNMLASYKRLLKHDADAAADDDVADEAGDRLEADPDHVGPLAADVPEAARAAALLNDKRHAFDNMVEYNPAVQAGIRRWLTDMRPALMTTYENYQNLRAVMWPEWEKRGLPEALLFGIMAKESNGRVHASSRAGAAGLMQFMPATGRRFGLGPDGTGFDTRFDARSAAEASATYLNERMRELNNNVELSLAGYNGGEGRAARVYKQYPGQSFWVDSVYNQFPGETKDYVPMVIAASWIFLHPQQYGVEFPKINAQPATIRLARSTTIYELTICLGSHGTRDGYMRALRNLNPRYEADGWIPAGTLINATNRIAGLYTRNCVSGPRADLARTLITADLNAAIIRPSAASYTGSVAVGGVVPVVDPNAASSVSTTPAAPVAAPRPAPAPRAKPARSYKVGKGETLGRIAAKFQCDVPVLARANGLKAPGYSLRHGQVLKLQGCDK; the protein is encoded by the coding sequence ATGCCCGTTCCTGTCCTGATTTCCCGCACCTGGCCGCTGCTGGCCCTGGCTGGCCTGGTTTCCCTGGCGCCGGAGGCCCACGCACAGCGGGTTTCGGCCAAGGACAAGGTGAAGGTGGATGCGCTGCAGCAGCGCATGACTGCTGCCGAGAAGCGCTACAGCGATGCCGTGCTGCTGGTGGCCAACGCCGATCCGAAGGGTCGCAACGAGGCCGATGCTGCGCTGGAGGACATGGAAGATGTCATCAGCGAGTGCGTGAAGCAGAAGGGCTGCCAGATGAGCAACATGCTGGCGAGCTACAAGCGGCTGCTCAAGCACGATGCCGATGCCGCCGCCGATGATGACGTGGCCGATGAAGCCGGCGACCGCCTGGAAGCCGACCCGGACCATGTCGGCCCGCTGGCTGCCGACGTGCCCGAGGCGGCCCGCGCGGCAGCGCTGCTCAACGACAAGCGCCATGCCTTCGACAACATGGTCGAGTACAACCCGGCCGTGCAGGCCGGCATCCGCCGCTGGCTGACCGACATGCGCCCGGCGCTGATGACCACCTACGAGAACTACCAGAACCTGCGCGCGGTGATGTGGCCGGAATGGGAGAAGCGCGGCCTGCCCGAGGCGCTGCTGTTCGGCATCATGGCCAAGGAGTCCAATGGCCGCGTGCATGCGTCCTCACGCGCCGGCGCCGCGGGCCTGATGCAGTTCATGCCGGCCACCGGCCGCCGCTTCGGCCTGGGCCCGGACGGTACCGGTTTCGATACCCGCTTCGACGCGCGCAGCGCTGCCGAGGCCAGCGCGACGTACCTCAACGAGCGCATGCGCGAACTCAACAACAACGTCGAACTGTCGCTGGCCGGCTACAACGGCGGCGAGGGCCGCGCGGCGCGCGTCTACAAGCAGTACCCGGGCCAGAGCTTCTGGGTGGACAGCGTCTACAACCAGTTCCCGGGCGAAACCAAGGACTACGTGCCGATGGTGATCGCCGCGTCCTGGATCTTCCTGCACCCGCAGCAGTACGGCGTGGAGTTCCCGAAGATCAACGCACAGCCGGCCACCATCCGCCTGGCCCGCTCGACCACGATCTACGAACTGACCATCTGCCTGGGCAGCCATGGCACCCGCGATGGTTACATGCGCGCATTGCGCAACCTCAACCCGCGCTATGAGGCCGATGGCTGGATTCCGGCAGGAACCCTCATCAACGCCACCAACCGCATCGCCGGCCTGTACACGCGCAACTGCGTCAGTGGCCCGCGTGCCGATCTGGCCCGTACCCTGATCACCGCAGACCTCAATGCGGCGATCATACGCCCGAGCGCCGCCAGCTACACCGGCAGCGTGGCCGTGGGCGGGGTGGTGCCGGTGGTCGATCCCAATGCCGCCAGCAGCGTGTCGACCACGCCCGCAGCGCCGGTCGCTGCGCCGCGCCCGGCGCCGGCCCCGCGTGCAAAGCCGGCCCGCAGCTACAAGGTCGGCAAGGGTGAGACCCTGGGCCGGATCGCCGCGAAGTTCCAGTGCGATGTGCCGGTGCTGGCCCGCGCCAATGGCCTCAAGGCCCCCGGCTACAGCCTGCGCCACGGCCAGGTGCTGAAGCTGCAGGGCTGCGACAAATAA